Proteins from a single region of Streptomyces sp. TN58:
- a CDS encoding TniB family NTP-binding protein: MTTWQGWQRFATTDPVAPPQPGDPPRSTEERLAYHSSFVTIRTPAIHTLTTQVRTLMILGRHQQNTARPSLIVTGPAAAGKTTALLNVGRTCHLAHTRKNPAPPGSAHTAVPVAYVLVPPGATAKTLVTEFARYLGIPVTARMTQTQITDAVCHTYTQAGVQLVMIDEIHRLNPRTTTGAQTADLLKDLSERLPATFVYAGINVTDTPLFSGTRGAQLAGRATLVDCGPLPARHGTRQPFRDAITDIENNLDLQQHKAGTLPAHAPYLHQRTAGRIGSLTRLIRQAAITAICDGTERITKTALDAVRLDHLAETHHRPHRRR, encoded by the coding sequence CTGACCACCTGGCAAGGCTGGCAGCGCTTCGCCACCACCGACCCCGTCGCACCGCCCCAGCCCGGCGATCCGCCCCGCAGTACAGAGGAACGCCTCGCCTACCACTCCAGCTTCGTCACCATCCGCACCCCCGCCATCCACACCCTGACCACCCAGGTCCGCACCCTGATGATCCTCGGCCGCCACCAGCAGAACACCGCACGGCCCTCACTGATCGTCACCGGACCCGCCGCAGCCGGGAAAACCACCGCCCTCCTCAACGTCGGCCGCACCTGCCACCTCGCCCACACCCGCAAAAACCCCGCACCACCCGGATCAGCCCACACCGCGGTACCCGTCGCGTATGTCCTGGTCCCGCCCGGCGCGACCGCGAAAACCCTCGTCACCGAGTTCGCCCGCTACCTCGGCATCCCCGTCACCGCGCGTATGACCCAGACCCAGATCACCGATGCCGTCTGCCACACCTACACCCAAGCCGGCGTCCAGCTGGTGATGATCGACGAGATCCACCGCCTCAACCCCCGCACCACCACCGGCGCCCAAACCGCCGACCTGCTCAAAGACCTCAGCGAACGCCTCCCCGCGACGTTCGTCTACGCCGGCATCAACGTCACCGACACACCCCTCTTCAGCGGGACACGGGGCGCTCAACTCGCCGGACGCGCCACCCTCGTCGACTGCGGCCCCCTCCCCGCCCGCCACGGCACCCGCCAACCCTTCCGCGACGCCATCACCGACATCGAAAACAACCTCGACCTCCAGCAGCACAAAGCCGGCACCCTCCCGGCCCACGCCCCCTACCTCCACCAGCGCACCGCCGGCCGCATCGGATCCCTCACCCGACTCATCCGCCAAGCCGCCATCACCGCCATCTGCGACGGCACCGAACGCATCACCAAAACCGCCCTCGACGCGGTACGACTCGACCACCTCGCCGAAACCCACCACCGCCCCCACCGACGCCGATAA
- a CDS encoding Mu transposase C-terminal domain-containing protein, which translates to MSARRTARPAVAVGAHVRFRGVKWQVVALSGQMVHLVGPDGGGEAVLAGYLFADPGFSVIGAEVPQAAPQWGLFETAPAAAREKALAWQRHVREVECGLADGPGSGGVVREQYDPARHTLAEREQAKAEELTALGFGRVSRTTVQRMRLAYRKQGLWGLLDHRTTRASSSTGRSDERVVAAVREALRRRRGRSRGTINGLFPLIHQILQDRHGPGAVPVPSQATLYRLVTSLARPGELPSGPVRQVPASVEGRAFTPATALRPGEQVQIDTTRLDVLALFDDGRLARPELTIAVDVATRAILAAVLCPSATKSVDAALLLAEMAVPHPARPTWPDILRMDHARALPYQQLATLDERLAGAAARPVVLPETIVVDRGKVFVSAAFTAACETLGISVQPAPPRAPTAKGIVERTFGSINALFCQHLPGYTGSDVTRRGPEAEKDACFSVAQLQDLLDEWLVHYHHRPHEGLRHPMMPRKALTPNEMWGALVAVAGYVPVPLTGRDYLELLPVRWQAITPAGITIRHRTYDADLLAPHRGQASPVAGRGGKWEIHYNPHDVRQIWIRLPDGELTEIPWIHRDHVHRPFDEHTWQHIRTQATDCNHGDAEQHEARLADALDQLMRRVHSGHATKTEQTLLARTAHVPLPTARNGAHGTEAPADSPEQRDDDTIDDLDDLDGLDDLPDDVSPAPATGLGLYNAHEEADKW; encoded by the coding sequence GTGAGCGCGCGGCGCACTGCCCGGCCGGCCGTGGCGGTCGGGGCGCATGTCCGTTTCCGCGGTGTGAAGTGGCAGGTGGTCGCTCTGTCCGGACAGATGGTTCACCTCGTCGGCCCGGACGGCGGCGGTGAGGCGGTGCTTGCCGGGTACCTGTTCGCCGATCCCGGCTTCAGTGTCATCGGGGCGGAGGTGCCGCAGGCGGCCCCGCAGTGGGGGCTGTTCGAGACCGCGCCCGCCGCGGCGCGGGAGAAGGCCCTGGCCTGGCAGCGGCATGTCCGGGAAGTCGAGTGCGGCCTTGCCGACGGGCCCGGCAGCGGTGGAGTGGTGCGGGAGCAGTACGACCCCGCACGACACACGCTGGCCGAACGGGAGCAGGCCAAGGCCGAGGAACTGACCGCCCTCGGTTTCGGGCGGGTGTCACGTACCACGGTGCAGCGCATGCGCCTGGCCTACCGCAAGCAGGGACTGTGGGGGTTGCTCGACCACCGCACCACCCGCGCCTCCAGCTCTACCGGGCGCTCCGACGAACGGGTCGTCGCAGCCGTGCGTGAGGCGCTGCGCCGCCGGCGCGGGCGTTCCAGGGGCACCATCAACGGCCTGTTCCCGCTGATCCACCAGATCCTTCAGGACCGGCACGGCCCCGGTGCGGTGCCCGTGCCGTCCCAGGCCACGCTGTACCGGCTCGTCACCTCCCTCGCCCGCCCCGGTGAACTGCCCAGTGGCCCGGTGCGGCAGGTGCCCGCGAGCGTCGAGGGGCGGGCCTTCACCCCCGCCACCGCGCTGCGGCCCGGCGAGCAGGTCCAGATCGACACCACCCGCCTGGATGTCCTGGCCCTCTTCGACGACGGGCGCCTCGCCCGCCCCGAGCTCACCATCGCCGTCGACGTCGCCACCCGCGCCATCCTCGCCGCCGTGCTGTGCCCCAGCGCGACCAAGTCCGTGGACGCGGCCCTGCTGCTGGCGGAGATGGCCGTCCCGCACCCGGCCAGACCGACCTGGCCGGACATCCTGCGCATGGACCACGCCCGCGCGCTCCCCTACCAGCAGCTGGCCACGCTGGATGAGCGCCTGGCCGGCGCGGCGGCCCGGCCGGTCGTCCTGCCGGAGACGATCGTCGTCGACCGGGGCAAGGTCTTCGTCTCCGCCGCGTTCACCGCCGCCTGCGAGACCCTCGGCATCAGCGTCCAGCCCGCCCCGCCCCGCGCCCCCACCGCGAAGGGCATCGTCGAGCGCACCTTCGGCTCTATCAACGCCCTGTTCTGCCAGCACCTGCCCGGCTACACCGGATCCGACGTCACCCGCCGTGGCCCCGAGGCCGAGAAAGACGCCTGCTTCAGCGTCGCCCAGCTGCAGGACCTGCTTGATGAGTGGCTGGTGCACTACCACCACCGGCCCCATGAAGGGCTGCGCCACCCGATGATGCCCAGGAAGGCGCTCACCCCGAATGAGATGTGGGGCGCGCTCGTCGCCGTCGCCGGATACGTGCCCGTCCCGTTGACCGGGCGCGACTACCTCGAACTGCTGCCCGTGCGCTGGCAGGCCATCACCCCCGCCGGCATCACCATCCGCCACCGCACCTACGACGCAGATCTCCTCGCCCCGCACCGCGGCCAGGCCTCCCCCGTCGCCGGCCGCGGCGGGAAATGGGAGATCCACTACAACCCCCACGACGTCCGCCAGATCTGGATCCGGCTCCCCGACGGCGAACTCACCGAGATTCCGTGGATCCACCGCGACCACGTCCACCGGCCGTTCGACGAACACACCTGGCAGCACATCCGCACCCAGGCCACTGACTGCAACCACGGTGACGCCGAGCAGCACGAAGCCCGCCTCGCCGACGCCCTCGACCAGCTCATGCGCCGCGTCCACAGCGGCCACGCCACCAAGACCGAACAAACCCTCCTGGCCCGCACCGCTCACGTCCCACTCCCCACAGCCCGCAATGGGGCCCACGGCACCGAAGCACCCGCCGACAGCCCGGAACAGCGGGACGACGACACCATCGACGACCTCGACGACCTCGACGGCCTCGACGACCTGCCCGACGACGTCAGCCCCGCCCCGGCCACCGGACTCGGGCTCTACAACGCGCACGAGGAAGCCGACAAGTGGTGA
- a CDS encoding TnsA-like heteromeric transposase endonuclease subunit: MDSGSGFEAVFLDPVGQSVQQRWADAAMTVAFEELPPVSAFPVVPGRRWGPGLWWSATTGRHVAAGSNAMRTQLMALDRDPRVTGLAGRPVRLLWRDERGRVRSWVPQLFARYRDGTGLLADCPSHPDAGGERALGAAHAVARACGDIGWAYRRLSPLDDVPASNLKWLAGYRHPRNAGRPGLTPAAVEAFARPRPLIEGAEAVGDPIEVLPVVFHALWHGQLTTDLEAPLHECVPVGPRDWNGLGRTGGAG; the protein is encoded by the coding sequence GTGGACAGTGGGAGCGGGTTCGAGGCGGTGTTCCTCGACCCGGTGGGGCAGTCGGTGCAGCAGCGGTGGGCGGATGCAGCCATGACGGTGGCGTTCGAGGAGTTGCCGCCGGTGTCGGCGTTCCCGGTGGTGCCGGGGCGGCGTTGGGGGCCGGGACTGTGGTGGTCGGCGACCACCGGACGGCACGTGGCCGCGGGGTCGAACGCAATGCGCACCCAACTGATGGCCCTGGACCGCGACCCACGCGTGACCGGGCTCGCCGGGCGGCCGGTACGGCTGCTGTGGCGCGACGAACGGGGACGGGTGCGTTCCTGGGTGCCGCAGCTGTTCGCCCGCTACCGCGACGGCACGGGCCTGCTGGCCGACTGCCCCAGCCACCCCGACGCCGGTGGCGAACGTGCCCTGGGCGCCGCGCACGCGGTGGCCAGGGCGTGCGGGGACATCGGCTGGGCCTACCGGCGCCTTTCACCGCTCGACGATGTGCCGGCCTCCAATCTGAAGTGGCTGGCCGGCTATCGCCATCCCCGCAACGCCGGCCGCCCGGGCCTGACGCCCGCGGCTGTGGAAGCGTTCGCGCGACCGCGGCCGCTGATCGAGGGAGCCGAAGCTGTCGGTGACCCGATCGAGGTCCTTCCCGTCGTCTTCCACGCCCTGTGGCACGGGCAGCTCACGACGGACCTGGAGGCGCCGCTGCACGAGTGCGTCCCCGTCGGCCCCAGGGACTGGAACGGTCTGGGCCGGACGGGAGGTGCCGGGTGA
- a CDS encoding TniQ family protein: MNHHPGLVRTAPLQGETTSSLICRIASRYGLEAKALRSGWHWRNHQPKHAGGAFRADAEVVLNSAGRQLLAGLCGVEEEVLARALPSWAQEDAKLSAEATGVPMAAWRIAGTVAGPVAFGCRLCAAGRAGTAVRVVRYVPRWDRVCVRHGRWLFDADADQPLEYLDVRQLPEVAAAQRRWAGVARRAVRGGVGPERVFALAYAVVGRWWEQAYAWERETIWPRRLHQVAGGDAGGDLEWWRIVGRDPVVFPEVVVVAEALLSPGMAELVWVDSGAGRPRVLPADGMFCRRLGERVGRVWLGPLAATDHGGPLISWMGSVIRRRRTAAGGPTGYADDPWWVRQEHQPATMAGQLRVLGKEKRAPGSGTMWRTVVPPEERARIGSLIDGAEEQLAQLRGVQSGPTAEVAEQLLRGLGHSAGLIEAAWKRSAVAAVNGGVPLEEVARWVNMPVEELRSMLTAGRQEDGS; encoded by the coding sequence GTGAACCATCACCCCGGTCTTGTGCGGACCGCTCCCCTGCAGGGAGAAACGACCTCGTCGCTGATCTGCCGCATCGCAAGCCGCTACGGGCTGGAGGCGAAGGCATTGCGGTCCGGCTGGCACTGGCGCAACCACCAGCCCAAGCACGCGGGCGGGGCCTTTCGGGCCGATGCCGAGGTGGTGCTGAACTCAGCCGGGCGGCAACTCCTGGCAGGCCTGTGCGGCGTCGAGGAGGAGGTACTGGCGCGGGCGTTGCCGTCGTGGGCACAGGAGGACGCCAAGCTATCGGCCGAGGCGACCGGAGTGCCGATGGCGGCGTGGCGGATCGCCGGCACAGTCGCCGGGCCGGTGGCCTTCGGCTGCCGACTGTGCGCCGCCGGGCGTGCGGGGACGGCCGTGCGCGTCGTGCGGTACGTCCCGCGGTGGGATCGGGTGTGTGTACGGCACGGACGGTGGCTCTTCGATGCGGACGCCGACCAGCCTCTTGAGTACCTGGACGTACGGCAGCTGCCGGAAGTGGCTGCGGCGCAGCGGCGGTGGGCCGGGGTGGCGCGGCGGGCGGTGCGGGGCGGGGTCGGGCCGGAGAGGGTGTTCGCGCTGGCGTATGCGGTGGTGGGTCGTTGGTGGGAGCAGGCGTATGCCTGGGAGCGGGAGACGATCTGGCCGCGGCGGCTGCATCAGGTCGCTGGTGGTGACGCCGGAGGTGATCTGGAATGGTGGCGGATCGTGGGGCGGGATCCGGTCGTCTTCCCTGAGGTGGTGGTGGTTGCCGAGGCGTTGTTGAGTCCGGGTATGGCTGAGCTGGTGTGGGTGGACAGTGGTGCGGGGCGGCCGCGGGTGCTGCCAGCCGACGGGATGTTCTGTCGTCGGCTCGGGGAGCGGGTCGGGCGCGTGTGGCTGGGGCCGTTGGCGGCGACGGATCATGGAGGTCCGCTGATCTCCTGGATGGGCAGCGTCATCCGCCGGCGCCGCACCGCAGCCGGCGGGCCGACCGGGTACGCGGACGATCCGTGGTGGGTGCGCCAGGAACATCAGCCGGCGACCATGGCCGGACAGTTGCGGGTGCTCGGCAAGGAGAAACGGGCGCCGGGCTCGGGGACGATGTGGCGGACGGTCGTGCCGCCCGAGGAGCGGGCGCGGATCGGCAGTCTCATCGACGGTGCCGAGGAGCAGCTCGCCCAGCTGCGCGGCGTGCAGAGCGGGCCGACTGCCGAGGTCGCGGAGCAGCTGCTGCGCGGTCTCGGTCATAGTGCCGGTCTGATCGAGGCGGCCTGGAAGCGGAGCGCGGTGGCGGCGGTGAACGGCGGGGTGCCGCTGGAGGAGGTGGCACGGTGGGTGAACATGCCTGTCGAGGAGCTCAGGAGCATGCTGACGGCGGGCAGGCAGGAAGACGGCAGTTGA
- a CDS encoding DUF6414 family protein: MALRSPIYLDTETLLSQAEYYDIDVPRQAEITEKTVQKRTGGGKAGMGGFALEGSKGTDVEFQSTYTLAPKQKATFSKVIDALINEAGAVKVDPDSETPLCRDDLVQIEGTTRITAASLAGKMFYILRRLMDNVAVDLDSLRDLDVNNLPLAEQFQQVYLRNELLPIPILLELTGSNLPQKVYINVPPDHFLGEASANRIEGELRVLGSISRLIPGGSDGYLSAEQWLLHDWEHMMRRFLMTQVDDQVRELVSHFNLDLPAEDVHAHIAGPAIIVDAIGIY, translated from the coding sequence ATGGCGCTGCGGTCACCGATCTACCTCGACACCGAAACTCTCCTGTCTCAGGCGGAGTACTACGACATCGACGTCCCTCGACAAGCGGAGATCACTGAGAAGACCGTTCAGAAGCGGACTGGTGGCGGCAAGGCCGGCATGGGCGGGTTCGCGCTGGAAGGGTCCAAGGGAACCGACGTCGAGTTCCAGTCCACTTACACGCTCGCCCCGAAGCAGAAGGCCACCTTCAGCAAGGTCATCGACGCGCTGATCAACGAGGCCGGAGCAGTCAAGGTCGACCCGGACAGCGAGACACCCCTCTGCAGGGACGACCTGGTGCAGATCGAGGGCACAACGCGGATCACTGCAGCCAGTCTGGCCGGGAAGATGTTCTACATCCTTCGACGGCTCATGGACAACGTCGCGGTAGACCTGGACAGTCTCCGCGATCTCGATGTCAACAATCTGCCGCTCGCCGAGCAGTTCCAGCAGGTGTACCTCCGAAACGAGCTCCTCCCCATCCCCATCCTGCTGGAGCTCACCGGATCGAACCTGCCGCAGAAGGTCTACATCAACGTGCCACCGGATCATTTCCTGGGCGAGGCGTCAGCGAACCGTATCGAGGGCGAACTGCGCGTCCTGGGCAGCATCAGCAGGCTGATCCCAGGCGGCAGCGATGGGTACCTCAGCGCTGAGCAGTGGCTTCTCCACGACTGGGAACACATGATGCGGCGCTTCCTGATGACCCAGGTGGACGACCAGGTGCGAGAACTGGTCAGTCACTTCAATCTGGACCTCCCCGCCGAGGACGTTCACGCCCACATCGCCGGCCCAGCCATCATCGTCGACGCGATCGGGATCTACTGA